A single genomic interval of Zunongwangia sp. HGR-M22 harbors:
- a CDS encoding cytochrome c oxidase subunit 3 — protein MDLTRGSEKDRKNRAKKMMLLFAIISMVMMFAGLTSAYVVSKSRPDWLTEFDLPKSFIWSTIVIVVSSITMFLAKKNIIAGNRTNGTAFLIGTLVLASVFVVFQFQGFASIVEEGYYFTGSESTITTSFIYVLVLAHLAHLAGGLVVLLVLIYNHFKQRYYNGQTLGLELGATFWHFLDLLWVYLFFFLYFFR, from the coding sequence ATGGATTTAACAAGAGGAAGTGAGAAAGATAGAAAGAATCGTGCAAAAAAGATGATGCTTCTGTTTGCTATAATTAGTATGGTAATGATGTTTGCAGGTCTTACGAGTGCTTACGTAGTGAGTAAAAGTAGACCTGATTGGCTTACGGAATTTGATTTACCTAAATCTTTCATATGGAGTACTATTGTTATTGTGGTTAGTAGTATCACGATGTTTTTAGCGAAAAAGAATATAATTGCAGGAAATAGAACTAATGGTACTGCTTTTTTAATTGGTACTTTAGTCTTAGCTTCTGTCTTTGTAGTGTTTCAATTTCAGGGTTTTGCAAGTATTGTAGAAGAAGGCTATTATTTTACTGGTAGTGAAAGTACAATTACGACAAGTTTTATATATGTGTTGGTTTTAGCGCATTTAGCCCACTTGGCGGGAGGTTTGGTTGTGCTTTTAGTGCTAATTTATAATCATTTTAAACAGCGCTACTACAACGGGCAAACACTTGGATTAGAGCTTGGTGCAACTTTTTGGCACTTCCTTGATCTACTGTGGGTTTACCTGTTTTTCTTTTTATATTTCTTTAGATAA